One genomic segment of Nodularia sp. LEGE 06071 includes these proteins:
- a CDS encoding diacylglycerol/polyprenol kinase family protein: MNNSDLIGLAASYTYAIGLLVLGEALRRLFGVKPDITRKVIHIGAGMWVFGVMLLFQHWEIGILPFATFIGVNYLLYRYRVIGAMDTQDSSPGTIYFATSVTLLFGLLWRPNTPVDSSSIAVAGVMTMTWGDALAALIGRRFGQHKYQVGNSVRSWEGSAAMLVVSTTVIFFVLLLLPGSSLSPLAVTIGKEQAFLVALVSAVFATLAEAVSPHGTDNLSVPLVASGTIWVLLQSL; this comes from the coding sequence ATGAATAATAGTGATTTGATTGGGTTAGCAGCTTCCTACACCTACGCTATCGGTTTGCTTGTTCTGGGCGAAGCGCTACGTAGGCTGTTTGGTGTGAAGCCAGATATAACTCGCAAGGTGATTCATATCGGTGCTGGGATGTGGGTTTTTGGGGTCATGTTGCTGTTTCAACACTGGGAAATCGGTATTCTGCCCTTTGCGACATTTATTGGAGTCAATTACTTGCTTTACCGCTACCGAGTCATCGGTGCAATGGACACTCAGGACAGCTCACCCGGTACAATCTATTTTGCTACTTCTGTAACGCTGCTATTTGGATTACTGTGGCGACCAAATACACCAGTAGATAGCTCCTCTATAGCTGTGGCTGGAGTCATGACCATGACTTGGGGAGATGCCCTAGCGGCTTTAATTGGTAGGCGCTTTGGACAGCATAAATACCAAGTAGGAAATTCTGTGCGTTCTTGGGAAGGTTCGGCGGCGATGTTGGTAGTCAGTACGACGGTGATTTTCTTCGTGCTGCTGTTATTACCTGGTTCATCACTGAGTCCCCTAGCAGTCACTATTGGTAAAGAACAAGCCTTTTTGGTGGCTTTAGTCAGTGCTGTTTTTGCCACCTTAGCTGAGGCTGTTTCACCTCACGGCACGGATAATCTTAGTGTGCCATTGGTAGCATCAGGGACTATTTGGGTACTATTGCAGAGTTTGTGA